In a genomic window of Lycium ferocissimum isolate CSIRO_LF1 chromosome 9, AGI_CSIRO_Lferr_CH_V1, whole genome shotgun sequence:
- the LOC132030956 gene encoding probable pectinesterase 53, which produces MPNFRPFLHFTTILILLLINNCELIHCHTKGLRPKRSAWKKQLTVNMTQVQHSEHQFMQWVQFVGSLKHSLFKTAKNKLFPSYTLTVDKNPAHGDFTSIQKAIDSLPFVNLIRVVIKVHAGVYTEKVNIPPFKSFITIQGAGADKTIIQYGDTAQTVGPNGKPLGTFGSATFAVNSPYFQAKNITFKNTTPVPPPGAVGKQAVAFRISADTAAFVGCKFLGAQDTLYDHLGRHYYKDCYIEGSVDFIFGNALSFFEGCHLHAIAQVTGAVTAQGRSSMLEDTGFSFVNCKVTGSGALYLGRAWGPFSRVIFAYTYMDNIIIPKGWHNWGDPLREMTVFYGQYKCSGPGASFAGRVSWCRELTEQEAKPFISLSFIDGSEWINF; this is translated from the exons ATGCCAAATTTTAGACcatttcttcacttcaccactATTCTCATTCTTCTTCTCATCAACAATTGTGAGCTAATTCATTGCCACACCAAAGGGCTTAGGCCAAAGAGAAGTGCATGGAAGAAGCAATTAACAGTGAACATGACACAAGTTCAACATTCTGAACACCAATTCATGCAGTGGGTACAATTTGTTGGAAGCTTAAAGCATTCCCTCTTCAAGACAGCCAAAAATAAATTGTTCCCTTCTTACACACTCACTGTTGATAAAAATCCTGCTCATGGAGATTTTACTTCAATTCAAAAAGCCATTGATTCTCTTCCATTTGTCAATCTTATTAGAGTTGTTATCAAGGTCCATGCAGGAGTTTACAC ggaGAAAGTAAATATACCTCCAttcaaatcattcataaccatacAAGGAGCAGGAGCAGATAAAACAATAATTCAATATGGAGATACAGCACAAACTGTTGGTCCAAATGGAAAACCCCTTGGCACTTTTGGTTCAGCTACTTTTGCTGTGAATTCACCTTATTTCCAGGCCAAGAATATTACTTTCAAG AATACAACACCAGTGCCACCACCAGGAGCAGTAGGAAAACAAGCAGTAGCATTTAGAATATCAGCAGATACAGCAGCCTTTGTGGGGTGTAAATTCTTGGGGGCACAAGATACACTTTATGATCATTTGGGCAGACATTATTACAAAGATTGTTATATTGAAGGCTCTGTGGATTTCATATTTGGCAAtgccctttctttttttgag GGATGTCATTTGCATGCAATAGCACAGGTAACAGGTGCAGTAACAGCACAAGGAAGGAGCAGTATGTTGGAGGACACTGGTTTCAGTTTTGTGAACTGTAAGGTCACAGGGTCAGGTGCATTGTACCTAGGTAGGGCCTGGGGTCCCTTCTCTAGGGTCATCTTTGCTTACACTTACATGGACAACATTATCATCCCTAAAGGCTGGCATAATTGGGGTGACCCTCTTCGTGAGAT gactGTATTTTATGGGCAATATAAATGTAGTGGACCAGGGGCAAGTTTTGCAGGAAGAGTTTCATGGTGCAGAGAGTTAACTGAACAAGAAGCTAAGCCTTTTATTTCACTTAGCTTTATTGATGGCTCTGAATGGATCAATTTTTAA
- the LOC132030957 gene encoding protein IQ-domain 26-like, translating to MGKTIKWLKGLFGIREKIQEKGKVGTTCFGHSGRDTVVATESGRLCNDPTTIPPNITPAEAAWLSSFYGDETEKEQSKHAIAVAAATAAAADAAVAAAQAAAAVVKLTSKGRGGTAVLCREKFAAATKIQTVFRGYLARKALRALKGLVKLQALVRGYLVRKQATATLHSMQALMRAQASFRAQKTKGGFFINEQISHPQYQSRKSLEKFEKSRSGSTMQMHSRRLSSSFEANNISEESAKIVEMDTARPKSRSRRTNTWASDSCDDDPFEPVLPSWALDWAQQSTAQSTPRFANSCESNTTPITPGAKSVCVESHYFRNNYYDNNYPNYMAKTKSFKAKLRSHSAPKQRPEAIPKVKKMSLNEMMESRASLSGVRMQRSCSVAQEKINFKNAVMGKIGNSIEFTRVQEEERDYSKW from the exons atgGGCAAAACAATTAAGTGGTTGAAAGGTTTGTTTGGGATAAgggaaaaaattcaagaaaagggaaaagttGGCACTACATGTTTTGGTCATTCCGGTAGAGACACGGTGGTGGCCACCGAATCGGGTCGTTTGTGTAACGACCCGACCACTATTCCGCCGAATATTACTCCGGCGGAAGCAGCATGGCTGAGCTCTTTCTACGGTGACGAAACCGAGAAAGAGCAAAGCAAGCATGCAATTGCGGTGGCTGCTGCCACCGCAGCTGCAGCTGATGCTGCCGTGGCCGCCGCACAGGCGGCCGCGGCAGTAGTGAAGTTGACTAGTAAAGGAAGAGGTGGTACTGCCGTGCTTTGCCGTGAGAAATTTGCTGCTGCCACTAAAATTCAGACTGTTTTTCGTGGATATTTG GCAAGAAAGGCATTGAGAGCACTAAAAGGATTAGTGAAATTACAAGCATTAGTTAGGGGTTATTTGGTAAGAAAGCAAGCTACTGCTACACTTCATAGTATGCAAGCTTTAATGAGAGCACAAGCAAGTTTTCGTGCCCAAAAAACTAAAGGAGGCTTCTTCATTAATGAACAAATTTCTCATCCTCAATATCAATCCAGGAAATCACTT gaaaagtttgaaaaatcaagaagtggAAGTACAATGCAAATGCATAGTAGAAGGCTATCTTCTTCATTTGAGGCTAACAATATAAGTGAAGAAAGTGCAAAAATTGTGGAAATGGACACTGCCCGACCCAAATCAAGATCCAGAAGAACAAACACTTGGGCTTCTGATTCATGTGATGATGATCCATTTGAACCAGTTCTGCCTTCATGGGCATTAGATTGGGCCCAACAATCAACAGCCCAAAGTACACCAAGGTTTGCAAATTCTTGTGAATCCAACACCACCCCAATTACACCAGGAGCCAAAAGCGTTTGTGTTGAAAGCCATTATTTTAGGAATAATTATTATGACAATAATTATCCTAATTACATGGCTAAAACAAAATCATTTAAGGCTAAACTAAGGTCCCATAGTGCTCCAAAACAAAGGCCAGAGGCAATACCTAAGGTGAAAAAAATGTCATTAAATGAAATGATGGAATCAAGGGCTTCATTAAGTGGTGTTAGAATGCAAAGGTCATGTTCAGTAGCAcaagaaaaaatcaatttcaagaATGCTGTTatgggcaaaattggaaattcaATAGAGTTCACAAGAgtacaagaagaagaaagggactacTCAAAATGGTGA